A portion of the Streptomyces sp. YPW6 genome contains these proteins:
- the rfbB gene encoding dTDP-glucose 4,6-dehydratase, which yields MRILVTGGAGFIGSHYVRTMLDGGYPGYEDAHITVLDALTYAGNRENLPAAHPRLTFVRGDILDRALLHSVLEGQDAVVHFAAESHVDRSIESGAAFVRTNVEGTQAVMEAALAVGVGRVVHISTDEVYGSIDEGFWTEESPLLANSPYAASKASSDLIALAYFRTHRLNVSVTRCSNNYGPYQHPEKFIPLAVTNLLEGRRIPVYGDGQQIREWLHVDDHCRAVQRVLTGGRAGEAYNIGSGSAVPNLTLAHRIVELCGVDVDMIDHVTDRKGHDRRYALDQSKIEKELGHRPLTSFDRGLAETVAWYRDNPRWWKPVKESGGRA from the coding sequence ATGAGAATCCTCGTCACCGGCGGCGCCGGATTCATCGGCTCCCACTATGTACGGACCATGCTCGACGGGGGATACCCGGGATACGAGGACGCGCACATCACCGTCCTCGACGCACTCACCTACGCCGGCAACCGGGAGAACCTCCCCGCCGCGCACCCGCGGCTCACCTTCGTCCGGGGCGACATCCTCGACCGCGCCCTGCTCCACAGCGTGCTCGAAGGCCAGGACGCGGTGGTTCACTTCGCGGCCGAGAGTCACGTCGACCGGTCCATCGAGAGCGGTGCCGCGTTCGTCCGCACCAACGTGGAGGGCACCCAGGCCGTCATGGAGGCAGCCCTCGCGGTCGGCGTCGGGCGGGTCGTGCACATCTCCACGGACGAGGTGTACGGTTCCATCGACGAGGGTTTCTGGACCGAGGAGTCCCCGCTCCTCGCCAACTCCCCGTACGCGGCCTCCAAGGCCTCCTCCGACCTCATCGCGCTCGCCTACTTCCGCACTCACCGGCTGAACGTCTCGGTCACCCGCTGCTCCAACAACTACGGGCCGTACCAGCACCCCGAGAAGTTCATCCCGCTCGCGGTCACCAACCTTCTCGAAGGCCGTCGCATCCCCGTGTACGGGGACGGACAGCAGATCCGCGAGTGGCTCCACGTCGACGACCACTGCCGTGCCGTGCAGCGCGTCCTGACCGGCGGCCGGGCCGGCGAGGCGTACAACATAGGCTCCGGCTCAGCCGTGCCGAACCTGACGCTCGCCCACCGGATCGTCGAACTCTGCGGGGTGGACGTCGACATGATCGACCATGTCACCGACCGCAAGGGACACGACCGCCGCTACGCCCTCGACCAGTCCAAGATCGAGAAGGAGCTCGGCCACCGGCCCCTCACCTCCTTCGACCGCGGCCTCGCCGAGACCGTCGCCTGGTACCGGGACAACCCGCGATGGTGGAAGCCGGTCAAGGAGAGCGGGGGCCGGGCATGA